The proteins below come from a single Excalfactoria chinensis isolate bCotChi1 chromosome 7, bCotChi1.hap2, whole genome shotgun sequence genomic window:
- the SPEG gene encoding striated muscle preferentially expressed protein kinase isoform X1: MKKIWVKKRFQKTGHSRRFGRFTHVFRSCRKQSYDSETGEDEPSDPQVTQRSKLQDETAFSTPTGGSDTLVDASMNTTPTSVLALSQAEERSSWSGSQQTVVEKEPDANLPVRGPYLRPSAWQPLGTPRQANAPSPRGTEVRHLGVEPLVRASRANLVGTSWGSEDSLSVASDPYGSAFSLYRGRALSLHVSIPQGGYRRDDPHSGPVSPKPGAEPPHSPAALPLTAKPPIIRSPSPRAGLCPPTPSGATSQPSARLPSSTSCTPVTPRRTSSVPADYQDIVPEEYEEKIKKPKSHSQGSTQDSRPATPMSDASGRISVRASPKLVRAGSRIFERLQYFEERRGSLEQADSPFPARPWLPLRKTRSFDQPGWERRVGTPGGWRDGEGSAASRRQAFRQKAASFDERGKFAGRVQDIEHKFSEELSRIKRTVSKQQLRRSQELGKAEPQPPAEPPAARTPRGSALPRKAQPAKASAPADGTHVIQHLALSSVALVGPNGEPEPGGQRARRGPARGGVVEEARKAVQQDGGGEVKKKEQWLLAQTTPRGRAAEGTSCPDGSPVAATRAPGVASEGLAARLAVPHGLYRRPEVSAEVRFLPWAKPGMEQEARLERSWAGQHSTGKEVERRQAKVVEKKESIRTAQEGRGTRSKGKGRRARPTSPELESSDDSYVSAGEDPLEAPIFEIPIQDTAVAVGTEVLLKCIVTANPQPEVSWRKDGVPLRSSTARPIKAEGERHTLLVRSARVADAGLYTVTAANEVGATCCSAILSVRPAPAVERHGNLPPPLGQVSPITSDEEYLSPLEEFPESGTPQHRPAMKLQPRAEHGAAHSSSESSFKAAPTFEVALLDQSVLEGQDVSMSVRVRGEPKPIIYWLRNRQPVKYGRRHHAEETEGARGLYTLHILAAERTDTGFYTCKAVNEYGTKQCEAKLEVRARPECQSLAVVVPLQDVVVGAGELALFECLVAGPPDMDVDWLSRGRLLQPALLKCKMHFDGRKCKLLLTSVHEDDSGIYTCKLSTAKDELTCSARLTVKPSVQPLFTRKLEDVDVVEGRTARFDCMVSGTPAPMVTWSHFGQMVQEGENVRIQQDGGLHSLVIVHVSSEDEGHYVVSARNTHGHVECSAELYVEEPRPSAASQISKLEKMPSIPEEPEQAETEAECFTMPDFLKPLHNLEVVESKEAVLECQVAGMPYPSITWFHNGSRIDSTDDRKMMQYKDVHRLVFRAVSHTHAGVYKSVIANKVGKATCYAHLYVTDVVPTPPDGPPTVASVTGRAITLTWNKPKWLDTAIDPSSVTYVIQMQVLGMTQWMVLVAGLRDTTYTVHGLTKGAQYLFRVITATPKTNSKPSPLVGPVKLLDRGPYLDEAPVILDKPDVVYVVEGQPASITITINHVEATVTWKRGGQVLGEQEGTCEVTMPDDDQHCLRLLRVGRGAAGPLACEVSNRHGTARCTLRLHLAEAPRFESIMEDIDAQEGETPRFAVVVEGKPLPDIMWYKDGELLEESSHLSFVYEDNECSLVVLGAAEPDSGVYTCTARNLAGEVSCKAELVVHAAQPAADATMEEDALHKARRLTDYYDVHEEIGRGAFSYLRRVTEKSSRLDFAAKFVPGRTKAKQSARRELHILSQLDHERIVFFHDAFEKKNAVIMVMELCAEDELLDRMARKSSVCESEVRSYMRQILEGICYLHQHQVLHLDIKPENLLMADSSSEQVRICDFGNAQELTPDEPQYCKYGTPEFVGPEIVNQSPVSSVTDVWPVGVIAYLCLTGISPFVGENDKTTLMNIRNYNVAFEERMFQGLTREAKGFVIKVLVNDRLRPNAEQTLEHPWFKTLAKGKVISTDHLKLFLSRRKWQRSQISYKCNMVLRPIPELLEDTSNHLSIAVPRHLKESPALSSSSDSDDLDELPFIPMPHQVEFSGSRMSLNEIPTDDEMPGPAEGLRQEVAVPGDGSAMEWQSEATGKAVVALGKRPRAPGPRRQCAEVEAHSSSDEEAPEAQKRLEYPHKAMRKGSSLESPESTRRGELKRGSSADSALLSRPPSLEEGAEVGREPRRALAKAASMELPRRRGAEDEHAQRLELMRQRLLRGSTTDGKVSGLRGPLLETLGVGPGKKGQWPPRMEQLAPSVPRLVRAASSEAASPHLLPPERVLQKSSSFSHGDAEPVVRHRRSGAPLEIPMAHTEAQRLKEFPSLSALSEARPQVPEVPQPPVAKAAQERKPSPEERVQPQARAAVTTVGKKSMEEKVPTKAEAARATGTPGVGAARPRTATPQQPLASGARTPKSSYAEVMQAMGATWEKELATKEAPQPSAPAEPPAPAPAPEEKKEAQPTGSSSSLLIQDIDSEEVFEAKFKRSRESSLSRGLKLLTRSRSEDRHLASPSARDDGIYRPTPAGVPLELRRSQPAGLEKSKSVQDLHEVEKDSSFLRRMSVLLKRTPPPERRKSKGEEGGGDTPTRGRRFSWSLSLGSSKERRDSESLKSEPGGGGESPVVAVRRKISATMERMSSRLRSLSDERPEDEGPGELGQQRPSLLRRSISEGDSLRRVGVVAQDQVGPPPAPAPSSESLRSEGSTRSTASAKGEGQKRSRWERWGLSRTKKEKMSSQPSIPSSLLREDGSAAGRQHAPSESDFPPIFHIKLKDQVLLEGDALTLCCLPAGCPTPRIVWMKDKRSLQPDNVLNIISCKDGRQMLTISKVSRKDAGLYECAAANTLGTAISSCTLAVARLPGRPGTPEIAQKYKNTVLVLWKPAESKAPCTYTLEHRLEGEHEWKLVSTGITDCYFNVTELPPGSAAKFRVACVNKAGQGPYSTVSGKVHLEATDSRAAPAKNTAIPIPDKAASSRSTQTPQAQLEPPAPGLPPTTPPRKHKAVLQKPEQSLQPGVPEGAQPDPKLPPNITVCEPPELVFTAPQTAAMPHTGTTAAPTDTSAPTSPTRVSPQPRAPSPSKPSPAPSASTTPNTAPTRKMPPYMVTSFVSMPPTSPPAPEVPASTLSSKEPSRDSRAPDGTALRQGVPQKPYTFLDEKARGRFGVIRLCKENATGKLFMAKIVPYEAERKQSVLQEYEILKALHHERIMALHEAYITPRYLVLICENCAGKEILYSIVDRFRYSEDDVVSYVLQLLQGLEYLHGRRIVHLDIKPDNVVVSGTNALKIIDFGSAQTYNPLVLRQLGRRVGTLEYMSPEVVKGDPVGSAADVWGVGVLTYIMLSGRSPFFELDPIETENRILAGRFDAFKLYPNVSQSAALFIRKVLTVHPWSRPTVKDCFANTWLQDAYLMKLRRQTLTFTTNRLKEFLVEHQRRRGEAVTKHKVLLRSYQGGQPPGPQ, encoded by the exons AAAACCGGCCACTCGCGGCGCTTCGGTCGCTTCACGCATG TTTTCCGCTCCTGCAGGAAGCAAAGCTACG ACTCGGAGACCGGCGAGGATGAGCCCAGTGACCCCCAGGTGACGCAGCGCAGCAAGCTGCAGGATGAGACGGCCTTCAGCACCCCCACGG GTGGCTCTGACACCCTGGTGGACGCCTCCATGAACACGACGCCAACCTCGGTGCTGGCCCTGTCTCAGGCGGAGGAGCGCTCCAGCTGGTCGGGCAGCCAGCAGACCGTGGTGGAGAAGGAGCCGGATGCCAACCTCCCCGTGCGGGGACCCTACCTCCGCCCTAGTGCCTGGCAGCCGCTGGGAACTCCAAGGCAAGCAAACGCGCCATCCCCACGTGGCACCGAGGTCCGGCACCTGGGCGTGGAGCCGCTGGTGCGGGCATCACGGGCTAATCTGGTGGGCACAAGCTGGGGGTCGGAGGATAGCCTTTCTGTGGCCAGTGACCCATACGGCAGCGCCTTCAGCCTGTACCGAGGACGGGCGCTCTCGCTCCACGT cagcatcccccagGGGGGGTACCGACGAGACGACCCCCACAGCGGTCCCGTCTCCCCAAAGCCAGGCGCTGAGCCTCCGCACTCACCCGCTGCCCTGCCGCTGACCGCCAAGCCGCCCATCATCCGCTCGCCGTCCCCAAGAGCTGGCCTGTGCCCCCCCACGCCCTCCGGAGCCACCTCGCAGCCCTCTGCCCGCCTCccctcctccacctcctgcaCTCCTGTGACCCCCCGCAGGACGTCCTCGGTGCCGGCCGACTATCAGGACATCGTTCCCGAGGAGTACGAGGAGAAGATCAAGAAGCCCAAGTCTCATTCGCAGGGCAGCACGCAGGACTCCCGGCCCGCCACGCCCATGAGCGACGCATCGGGCCGCATCTCGGTGCGGGCATCGCCCAAGCTGGTGCGCGCCGGCTCCAGGATCTTCGAGCGGCTGCAGTACTTTGAGGAGCGCCGCGGGAGCCTGGAGCAGGCAGACAGCCCGTTCCCCGCACGGCCGTGGCTGCCCCTGCGCAAGACCCGCTCCTTCGACCAGCCAGGCTGGGAGCGGCGGGTGGGCACGCCGGGGGGCTGGCGGGACGGAGAGGGCAGCGCGGCCAGCCGCCGACAGGCCTTCCGCCAGAAAGCCGCCTCCTTCGACGAGCGGGGCAAGTTCGCCGGGCGAGTGCAGGACATCGAGCACAAGTTCTCGGAGGAGCTGAGCCGCATCAAGAGGACCGtgtccaagcagcagctgcggCGCTCGCAGGAGCTGGGCAAGGCTGAGCCACAGCCACCCGCTGAGCCCCCCGCCGCCCGCACCCCGCGCGGCTCAGCCTTGCCACGTAAGGCGCAGCCAGCCAAGGCCTCGGCTCCGGCCGACGGCACGCACGTCATCCAGCACCTGGCTCTCTCCAGCGTGGCGCTGGTGGGACCCAACGGGGAGCCAGAGCCGGGGGGACAGCGGGCACGGAGAGGCCCGGCACGGGGCGGCGTAGTGGAGGAGGCAAGGAAGGCTGTGCAGCAAGATGGTGGTGGGGAAGTGAAGAAGAAGGAGCAGTGGTTGTTGGCACAGACCACCCCACGGGGTCGTGCCGCTGAAGGGACTTCGTGCCCGGATGGAAGTCCTGTGGCTGCAACCAGGGCCCCTGGGGTGGCGAGTGAAGGGCTGGCTGCCAGGCTGGCTGTGCCCCACGGGCTGTACCGCAGGCCGGAGGTGTCTGCGGAGGTGCGGTTCCTGCCTTGGGCGAAGCCGGGCATGGAGCAGGAGGCCCggctggagaggagctgggcagggcagcacagcacagggaaggaggtGGAAAGAAGGCAGGCGAAAGTggtggagaagaaagagagcaTCCGGACGGCTCAGGAAGGCAGAGGCACGCGAAGCAAGGGGAAGGGGCGCCGGGCCCGGCCCACCTCTCCAGAGCTAG AGTCCTCGGATGATTCCTACGTCTCGGCGGGTGAAGATCCCCTGGAAGCGCCCATCTTTGAGATCCCCATCCAGGACACAGCGGTGGCTGTGGGGACAGAGGTGCTGCTCAAGTGCATTGTCACGGCCAACCCGCAGCCAGAAG TGTCCTGGAGGAAGGACGGGGTGCCGCTGAGGAGCAGCACGGCGCGGCCCATCAAGGCGGAGGGCGAGCGGCACACCTTGCTGGTCAGGAGCGCCCGGGTGGCCGACGCCGGCCTCTACACGGTGACGGCGGCCAACGAGGTGGGAGCCACCTGCTGCAGCGCCATCCTCAGCGTGCGGCCCG CCCCCGCCGTGGAGCGGCATGGGAACCTGCCCCCCCCCCTGGGCCAGGTCAGCCCCATCACCTCAGACGAGGAGTACCTGAGCCCACTGGAAGAGTTCCCAGAGTCTGGAACCCCGCAGCACAGACCAGCCATGAAGCTGCAGCCCCGAGCGGAGCATGGAGCTGCCCACAGCTCTTCGGAGAGCAGCTTCAAGGCTGCACCCACCTTTGAG gtGGCCCTATTGGACCAGTCGGTGCTGGAGGGACAGGATGTCAGCATGAGTGTCCGCGTCCGCGGAGAGCCCAAGCCCATCATTTACTG GCTGCGGAACCGGCAGCCCGTGAAGTACGGCCGCCGTCACCATGCAGAGGAGACAGAGGGGGCCCGGGGTCTGTACACACTGCACATCCTGGCAGCTGAGCGCACTGACACCGGCTTCTATACCTGCAAGGCTGTCAACGAGTATGGCACCAAGCAGTGCGAGGCCAAACTGGAGGTCAGAG CTCGGCCCGAGTGCCAGTCCCTGGCTGTGGTGGTTCCCCTGCAGGACGTGGTGGTCGGGGCGGGGGAGCTGGCACTCTTTGAGTGCCTGGTGGCTGGCCCGCCAGACATGGATGTGGACTGGCTGTCACGGGGCCGGCTGCTCCAGCCCGCCCTGCTCAAATGCAAGATGCATTTTGACGGGCGCAAGTGCAAGCTGCTGCTCACCTCCGTGCATGAGGACGACAGTGGCATCTACACCTGCAAGCTCAGCACGGCCAAGG ATGAGTTGACCTGCAGTGCCCGGCTGACGGTGAAACCCTCCGTGCAGCCACTCTTCACCCGCAAACTGGAGGATGTGGACGTGGTGGAAGGACGGACGGCACGCTTTGACTGCATGGTCAGCGGGACCCCTGCACCGATGGTCACCTGGAGCCACTTTG GCCAGATGGTGCAGGAAGGGGAGAACGTGCGCATCCAGCAGGATGGGGGGCTGCACTCACTGGTCATCGTGCATGTGAGCAGTGAGGACGAGGGGCACTACGTGGTGTCTGCTAGGAACACCCATGGCCACGTGGAGTGCTCTGCTGAGCTCTATGTGGAGGAGCCACGACCATCCGCTGCCTCCCAGAT CTCCAAGCTGGAGAAGATGCCATCCATCCCAGAGGAACCAGAACAGGCGGAGACCGAGGCAGAGTGCTTCACCATGCCTGACTTCCTGAAGCCACTGCACAAcctggaggtggtggagtccaAGGAGGCGGTGCTGGAATGCCAGGTGGCTGGGATGCCCTACCCATCCATCACCTGGTTTCACAATGGCTCACGCATCGACAGCACTGACGATCGCAAGATGATGCAAT atAAGGACGTGCATCGCTTGGTGTTCAGAGCCGTCAGCCACACGCATGCTGGTGTCTATAAAAGTGTTATTGCCAACAAAGTAGGGAAGGCCACATGCTATGCACACCTCTATGTCACAG ATGTGGTGCCAACCCCCCCGGATGGGCCCCCCACAGTGGCCTCGGTGACTGGCAGAGCCATCACACTGACGTGGAACAAGCCCAAGTGGCTGGACACGGCCATAG ACCCCAGCTCGGTGACCTACGTGATACAAATGCAAGTTCTGGGCATGACACAGTGGATGGTGTTGGTGGCTGGCCTGCGGGACACTACCTACACAGTGCACGGGCTCACCAAGGGGGCCCAGTACCTCTTCCGTGTCATCACTGCAACCCCCAAGACCAACAGCAAGCCCTCCCCACTGGTGGGGCCCGTGAAGCTCCTGGATCGGG GTCCCTATCTGGATGAGGCTCCGGTCATCCTGGACAAGCCTGATGTAGTGTACGTGGTGGAGGGCCAACCAGCCtccatcaccatcaccatcaaCCACGTGGAGGCCACCGTCACCTGGAAGAG GGGCGGGCAGGTGCTGGGGGAGCAGGAGGGCACGTGCGAGGTGACGATGCCGGATGATGACCAGCACTGCCTGCGGCTGCTGCGCGTGGGTcggggggctgcagggccgCTGGCCTGCGAGGTGAGCAACCGCCACGGCACTGCCCGCTGCACCCTCCGCCTCCACCTCGCAG AGGCACCGCGCTTTGAGTCCATCATGGAGGACATTGATGCCCAGGAAGGGGAGACACCCCGCTTTGCCGTGGTGGTGGAGGGCAAGCCGCTGCCGGACATCATGTGGTACAAG GATGGGGAACTGCTGGAGGAGAGCAGCCACCTGAGCTTCGTTTATGAGGACAACGAGTGCTCCCTGgtggtgctgggtgctgctgagcccGACAGCGGGGTGTACACCTGCACGGCCAGGAACCTGGCAGGAGAGGTCTCCTGCAAGGCTGAGCTGGTGGTGCACGCAG cccagcctgcagctgatgccACCATGGAGGAAGATGCGCTGCACAAGGCACGACGCCTGACTGACTACTATGATGTACACGAGGAGATCGGGAG GGGGGCTTTCTCCTACCTGCGGAGAGTGACAGAGAAGAGCAGCCGTCTGGACTTTGCCGCCAAGTTCGTCCCTGGCAGGACCAAGGCCAAGCAGTCAGCACGCCGGGAGCTGCACATCCTCTCACAGCTCGACCATGAGCGCATCGTCTTCTTTCATGATGCCTTTGAGAAGAAGAACGCGGTCATCATGGTGATGGAGCT ctgtgctgaggatgaGCTGCTGGACAGGATGGCAAGGAAGTCCTCAGTGTGTGAGTCTGAG GTCCGCTCCTACATGCGGCAGATCCTGGAGGGAATCTGCTACCTTCACCAGCACCAAGTCCTGCACCTGGACATCAAA CCAGAAAACCTCCTGATGGCAGATTCAAGCAGTGAGCAGGTCCGGATCTGCGACTTCGGCAACGCTCAGGAGCTGACGCCCGATGAGCCGCAGTACTGCAAGTACGGCACGCCCGAGTTTGTGGGGCCAGAGATTGTCAACCAGAGCCCTGTCTCCAGTGTAACCGATGTCTG GCCCGTGGGGGTCATCGCCTACCTGTG cctcactgggaTCTCCCCCTTTGTGGGTGAGAATGACAAGACGACACTGATGAACATCCGCAACTACAACGTGGCTTTTGAGGAAAGGATGTTCCAGGGGCTCACTCGGGAGGCCAAGGGCTTTGTCATCAAAGTGCTGGTCAATGACAGGCT GAGACCCAATGCGGAGCAGACTCTGGAGCACCCCTGGTTCAAG ACACTGGCCAAGGGGAAGGTCATCAGCACTGACCACCTGAAGCTCTTCCTCTCCCGTCGGAAATGGCAG CGCTCACAGATCAGCTACAAGTGCAACATGGTGCTGCGGCCGATCCCGGAGCTGCTGGAGGACACCTCCAACCACCTCTCCATCGCTGTGCCTCGCCACCTCAAGGAGTCTCCAGCCCTCTCATCCTCCTCAGACTCAGATGACCTGGACGAACTGCCCTTCATCCCCATGCCGCACCAGGTGGAGTTCTCTGGCTCCCGCATGTCCCTCAATGAGATCCCCACGGATGACGAGATGCCAGGGCCAGCTGAGGGCCTGCGGCAGGAGGTGGCTGTGCCAGGGGACGGCTCCGCCATGGAGTGGCAGAGCGAGGCCACGGGAAAGGCTGTAGTAGCCCTGGGGAAGAGGCCGAGGGCCCCAGGGCCACGGCGGCAGTGTGCAGAGGTGGAGGCACACAGCTCCTCCGATGAGGAGGCCCCCGAGGCCCAGAAGCGGCTCGAGTATCCCCACAAAGCCATGAGGAAGGGCTCCAGCCTGGAGTCCCCGGAGAGCACCCGGCGGGGTGAGCTGAAGCGGGGCAGCTCGGCCGACAGTGCCCTGCTGAGCCGGCCCCCAAGCCTTGAGGAGGGGGCTGAGGTGGGCCGGGAGCCTCGACGTGCCCTGGCCAAGGCGGCCTCCATGGAGCTGCCGCGGCGGCGGGGAGCTGAGGACGAACATGCCCAGCGCCTGGAGCTGATGCGGCAGCGCCTGCTGAGGGGCAGCACCACCGATGGCAAGGTCAGTGGCCTGCGGGGTCCGCTCCTGGAGACGCTAGGGGTCGGCCCCGGCAAGAAGGGGCAGTGGCCGCCCCGCATGGAGCAGCTGGCACCCTCAGTACCGAGGTTGGTGCGGGCAGCGTCCAGCGAGGCCGCCTCGCCCCACCTGCTGCCCCCCGAGCGCGTTCTGCAGAagagcagctccttcagccacgGTGATGCTGAGCCTGTTGTCCGGCACCGCCGCTCTGGTGCACCCCTGGAGATCCCGATGGCCCACACTGAGGCTCAGAGGCTCAAGGAGTTCCCGTCACTCTCAGCGCTCTCCGAGGCACGGCCCCAGGTGCCGGAGGTACCGCAGCCCCCTGTGGCCAAGGCTGCCCAGGAGAGGAAGCCCAGCCCTGAGGAGCGGGTCCAGCCTCAGGCCAGAGCCGCTGTCACCACTGTGGGGAAGAAGTCAATGGAGGAAAAGGTGCCCACCAAGGCTGAAGCTGCTAGAGCCACAGGGACGCCTGGGGTAGGGGCTGCCAGGCCCAGAACAGCCACCCCACAACAGCCTTTGGCCTCTGGGGCTCGCACCCCTAAGTCCTCCTACGCAGAGGTGATGCAGGCGATGGGAGCCACATGGGAGAAGGAGCTGGCCACCAAGGAAGCACCCCAGCCCTCTGCCCCTGCTGAGCCCCCCgcaccagcaccagcaccagAGGAGAAGAAGGAAGCACAGCCCACCGGCTCGTCCAGCTCCCTGCTCATCCAGGACATTGACTCTGAGGAGGTCTTCGAGGCCAAATTCAAGCGGAGCCGTGAGTCATCCCTCAGCCGTGGGCTGAAGCTCCTGACTCGCTCCCGCTCTGAGGACCGGCACTTGGCCAGCCCCTCGGCCCGCGACGATGGCATTTACCGGCCCACACCGGCTGGCGTGCCCCTGGAGCTGCGCCGGAGCCAGCCCGCCGGCTTGGAGAAGTCCAAGTCAGTGCAGGACTTGCACGAGGTGGAGAAGGACAGCAGCTTCCTCCGCAGGATGTCCGTGCTCCTCAAGCGCACTCCACCCCCCGAGCGGAGGAAGAGCAAAGGGGAGGAAGGTGGCGGTGACACTCCGACCCGCGGGCGCCGCTTCTCCTGGAGCCTGAGCTTGGGCAGCTCCAAGGAGCGCAGGGACTCGGAGAGCCTCAAGTCGGagccggggggcggcggggagtCGCCGGTAGTAGCAGTGCGGCGGAAGATCAGTGCCACTATGGAGCGGATGTCCTCGCGACTGCGCAGCCTGTCAGACGAGCGGCCCGAGGACGAGGGTCCGGGGGAGCTGGGTCAGCAGCGGCCGTCCCTGCTGCGCCGCTCCATCTCGGAGGGGGACAGCCTGCGACGGGTGGGCGTCGTGGCGCAGGACCAGGTGGGACCACCCCCGGCACCGGCACCATCCTCCGAGTCCCTGCGCTCGGAGGGCAGCACCCGCTCCACCGCCTCTGCCAAAg GTGAGGGACAGAAGCGGTCGCGCTGGGAGCGCTGGGGGCTCTCCCGGACGAAGAAGGAGAAGATGTCCTCGCAGCCCAGCATCCCCTCCAGCCTGCTGCGGGAGGATGGCTCTGCAGCTGGGCGGCAGCATGCACCCAGCGAGTCAG ATTTCCCCCCCATTTTTCACATCAAGCTGAAGGACCAGGTGCTCCTGGAGGGTGATGCCCTGACCctttgctgcctgcctgccGGCTGCCCAACCCCCAGAATTGTCTGGATGAAAG ATAAGCGCTCACTGCAGCCGGACAATGTGCTGAACATCATCTCTTGTAAGGACGGCCGCCAGATGCTCACCATCTCCAAGGTCTCCAGGAAGGATGCGGGGCTATATGAGTGTGCAGCCGCCAACACCCTGGGCACAGCCATCAGCTCCTGCACACTAGCTGTGGCAC GGCTCCCTGGGCGGCCTGGCACCCCAGAGATTGCCCAGAAGTACAAGAACACGGTGCTGGTGCTGTGGAAGCCTGCAGAGAGCAAAGCCCCCTGCACCTACACGCTGGAGCACAGGCTAGAGG GGGAACATGAGTGGAAGTTGGTCAGCACCGGCATCACTGACTGCTACTTCAACGTGACAGAGCTGCCCCCTGGCAGCGCTGCCAAGTTCCGGGTGGCCTGTGTCAATAAGGCTGGGCAGGGGCCTTACAGCACCGTATCAGGCAAAGTGCACCTGGAGGCAACAG aCTCCCGTGCTGCTCCAGCCAAGAACActgccatccccatccccgACAAGGCGGCTTCCAGCCGGTCGACCCAGACACCCCAGGCACAGTTGGAGCCCCCGgccccagggctgcccccaACCACACCGCCCCGCAAGCacaaggcagtgctgcagaagccTGAGCAGTCACTGCAGCCAGGTGTCCCTGAGGGGGCACAGCCAGACCCCAAGCTCCCACCCAACATCACTGTCTGTGAGCCCCCAGAGCTGGTGTTCACTGCCCCTCAGACTGCTGCCATGCCCCACACAGGCACCACTGCTGCTCCCACGGACACATCTGCTCCCACCTCGCCCACAAGGGTGTCCCCCCAACCTCGGGCACCCTCTCCATCCAAACCTTCCCCTGCCCCCTCGGCGTCCACCACCCCCAACACTGCACCCACCAGGAAGATGCCCCCCTACATGGTCACATCCTTCGTCTCTATGCCGCCCACCTCACCCCCTGCCCCGGAGGTGCCTGCCTCCACTCTGTCTTCCAAGGAGCCCTCGCGTGACAGCAGGGCCCCAGACGGCACGGCACTGCGGCAGGGTGTCCCACAGAAGCCATACACCTTCCTGGATGAGAAAGCGAG GGGCCGCTTTGGGGTAATTCGGCTGTGCAAGGAGAATGCCACAGGGAAGCTCTTCATGGCCAAGATTGTGCCCTACGAGGCAGAGAGGAAGCAGAGCGTGCTGCAGGAGTATGAGATCCTGAAGGCATTGCACCACGAGCGGATCATGGCCCTACACGAGGCGTACATCACCCCTCGCTACTTGGTGCTCATCTGTGAGAACTGTGCTGGCAAGGAAATCCTCTACAGCATCGTGGACAG GTTTCGCTACTCAGAGGACGACGTGGTGAGCTATGTcctacagctgctgcagggcctcGAGTACCTGCACGGCCGCCGTATTGTGCACCTTGACATCAAGCCTGACAATGTTGTGGTCTCGGGCACAAACGCTCTCAAGATCATTGATTTTGGCAGTGCCCAGACCTACAACCCCCTGGTGCTGCGGCAGCTGGGGCGACGTGTGGGCACACTGGAGTACATGT CACCAGAAGTGGTGAAAGGCGACCCGGTGGGCTCCGCTGCGGATGTCTGGGGTGTTGGCGTCCTCACCTACATCAT GCTGAGCGGGCGGTCGCCATTCTTTGAACTGGACCCCATTGAGACAGAGAACCGCATCCTGGCAGGGCGCTTTGATGCCTTCAAGCTGTACCCCAACGTCTCGCAGAGCGCCGCCCTCTTCATCCGCAAGGTCCTCACAGTCCACCCCTG GAGCCGCCCCACGGTGAAGGACTGCTTCGCCAACACCTGGCTCCAGGATGCCTACCTGATGAAGCTGCGCCGCCAGACTCTCACCTTCACCACCAATCGCCTCAAGGAGTTCCTGGTGGAGCACCAGCGGCGCCGTGGTGAGGCTGTCACCAAGCACAAGGTCTTACTCCGCTCCTACCAGGGTGGCCAGCCGCCGGGGCCACAGTAG